One window of Nymphaea colorata isolate Beijing-Zhang1983 chromosome 1, ASM883128v2, whole genome shotgun sequence genomic DNA carries:
- the LOC116265609 gene encoding autophagy-related protein 8C-like yields the protein MAKSSFKLEQPLERRQAEAARIREKYPDRIPVIVEKADRTDIPDIDKKKYLVPADLTVGQFVYVVRKRIKLSAEKAIFVFVKNVLPPTGSLMSTIYEEHKDEDGFLYMTYSGENTFGMF from the exons ATGGCAAAGAGTTCATTCAAGTTGGAACAGCCTCTAG AAAGAAGACAGGCTGAAGCTGCACGGATCAGGGAGAAATACCCAGACAGGATACCA GTTATTGTTGAAAAGGCTGACAGAACTGACATACCAGACATTGATAAGAAGAA ATATCTTGTTCCTGCTGATCTTACTGTAGGGCAGTTTGTTTATGTTGTTCGGAAGAGGATAAAGCTTAGTGCAGAGAAAGCCATCTTCGTGTTTGTGAAGAATGTTTTGCCTCCTACAG GTTCATTGATGTCTACTATATATGAGGAGCATAAAGATGAAGACGGCTTTCTTTATATGACCTACAGTGGGGAAAACACATTCGGAATGTTCTGA